The following coding sequences lie in one uncultured Bacteroides sp. genomic window:
- a CDS encoding outer membrane beta-barrel family protein, with the protein MKKSLSTLILFLLCIMANAQSDKPVFFTVKGILLDSITKAGEPYSTIRISRKDTPNKPIKVLTTDANGKFTQKITEEGNLIISFTSVGKKVVSKEFSIKSNSTTIDLGAIYTKENAKELKGVEVVAQKPLVKTEIDKLAYNIEDDPDSKTSSTLEMLRKVPMVTVDGEDKIQVNGSSKFKIYINGKPNNMISSNPTEVLKSMPASSIKSIEVITNPGAKYDAEGVSGILNIITVGKGMQGYTATFNAGAGNMGTNAGAYATVQSGKFTVTGNYYYNHYKTPDDMTGYSKREDYASDANKFLINNSKTNYKGNYNSGNMEASYEIDTLRLITFSGSLFGGDNRSNAIGKTEMENVSSEPVYSYNTTNDNKSTFMSINANVDYQRSFRKKEELLTFSYRLSGSPQTSNAYTYYTNFLKDVPTLNDLHTKGDPSTTEHTFQCDFTNPLTKNQTMELGAKYIIRNSNSNDKYYIKTPGGSSYTEDEDISSKYRHLQDILAAYAGYSLKYKSLGFKTGLRYEYTMMYVKHYNKEEDFDAHFSDLVPSANLSYQIGQTKTLKASYNMRISRPGIWYLNPFRNNSDPKNISYGNPNLDSEKSHSFELNYSSFTQKFNINLSLGHTFVNNSIESYSFIKDGVLNNTYENIGKWASTRLSSYINWNMTSKTRVYLNGSGSYNDFKSDKMNISNNGFSYNLNGGLQQNLPWELRLSLYGGGSGSNISFQGKNSGYSYYGFGLNKTFLNKRLTVSTYARNPFSKSINFSSTTETPSFRLYSETHYPQRSFGFSISYRIGELKAGVKKAARSIQNDDVKSGGDSKGAPASN; encoded by the coding sequence ATGAAGAAAAGTTTATCTACACTAATTTTATTCTTGTTGTGCATTATGGCAAACGCACAATCTGACAAACCTGTCTTTTTCACCGTTAAGGGGATATTGCTCGATTCAATTACCAAAGCAGGTGAACCATACTCCACAATTCGCATAAGCAGAAAGGACACCCCTAATAAGCCAATAAAAGTTCTTACAACAGACGCGAACGGTAAGTTTACACAAAAAATAACAGAAGAAGGAAATCTGATTATCTCATTCACTTCAGTTGGGAAAAAAGTTGTGTCCAAGGAATTTTCCATCAAGTCTAATTCAACGACCATAGATTTAGGTGCAATTTACACCAAGGAAAATGCAAAAGAACTAAAAGGTGTAGAAGTTGTTGCCCAGAAACCATTGGTAAAAACTGAAATTGATAAGCTGGCATATAATATTGAAGACGATCCTGATTCAAAAACCAGCAGCACACTTGAGATGCTCCGCAAAGTACCTATGGTAACTGTAGACGGAGAAGATAAAATTCAAGTTAACGGAAGCAGTAAGTTCAAGATATACATAAACGGCAAGCCTAATAACATGATAAGCAGTAATCCTACTGAAGTGTTAAAGAGTATGCCTGCCAGTTCAATTAAATCTATAGAAGTCATTACTAATCCCGGAGCAAAATATGATGCTGAAGGTGTTTCAGGAATATTGAATATTATTACCGTGGGAAAAGGAATGCAAGGATATACTGCAACATTTAATGCCGGAGCAGGAAATATGGGAACCAATGCGGGAGCCTATGCCACTGTGCAATCCGGAAAATTTACGGTTACCGGTAATTACTATTACAACCATTATAAGACACCCGATGATATGACCGGATATAGCAAACGTGAAGATTACGCCTCAGATGCAAACAAATTTCTGATTAACAACTCGAAGACTAATTATAAAGGAAACTACAATTCGGGCAATATGGAAGCCAGTTATGAAATTGACACATTACGATTAATCACATTTTCAGGAAGTCTGTTTGGAGGCGATAATAGAAGTAACGCCATTGGAAAAACCGAAATGGAAAATGTTTCATCTGAACCGGTTTACAGCTATAATACAACCAACGATAATAAGAGCACTTTTATGAGTATTAATGCGAATGTAGATTATCAGCGTTCTTTCAGAAAAAAAGAAGAGCTCCTTACTTTCTCTTACAGACTAAGTGGTTCTCCCCAAACATCTAATGCATATACTTATTATACGAATTTTTTAAAAGACGTTCCTACCTTAAACGATCTACATACAAAAGGAGATCCTAGCACCACAGAACATACTTTTCAGTGCGATTTTACAAATCCTCTGACTAAAAATCAAACAATGGAACTTGGTGCTAAATATATAATCAGAAACAGCAATAGTAATGACAAGTATTACATAAAAACCCCTGGAGGAAGTAGTTATACTGAAGATGAAGACATAAGCAGTAAATACCGTCATCTTCAGGATATCCTTGCCGCTTATGCCGGATATAGCCTAAAGTACAAAAGTTTGGGATTCAAAACCGGCTTGCGTTATGAATATACAATGATGTATGTGAAACACTACAACAAGGAAGAAGATTTTGATGCACACTTCAGCGATTTGGTCCCTTCTGCCAATCTTTCATATCAGATTGGTCAGACTAAGACATTAAAGGCTTCTTATAATATGCGAATCAGTCGTCCGGGAATCTGGTATCTGAATCCTTTCAGAAACAATTCAGACCCTAAAAATATAAGTTATGGTAATCCCAATCTGGATAGCGAAAAGAGCCATTCATTTGAATTGAATTACAGTAGCTTTACTCAGAAATTCAATATTAATCTTTCTTTAGGACATACATTTGTTAATAACAGCATTGAATCTTATTCATTTATTAAAGATGGAGTTCTTAACAACACCTACGAAAATATTGGCAAATGGGCCTCAACCCGCTTATCTTCTTATATAAACTGGAATATGACTTCAAAGACCAGAGTTTATCTGAATGGAAGTGGCAGCTATAATGATTTTAAAAGTGATAAAATGAATATCTCTAATAACGGATTCAGTTATAACTTAAATGGAGGACTGCAGCAGAACCTGCCTTGGGAACTACGCTTAAGCCTTTACGGAGGAGGAAGCGGATCAAACATTTCATTTCAGGGAAAGAACTCAGGATATAGCTATTACGGTTTTGGCCTGAATAAAACATTCCTGAATAAACGACTGACTGTTTCTACATATGCGCGCAATCCATTCAGTAAATCAATCAATTTCAGTTCAACAACTGAAACTCCAAGCTTCCGCTTATATAGTGAAACACATTATCCACAACGCAGCTTTGGGTTCAGCATCAGTTACCGGATTGGAGAGTTGAAAGCTGGAGTGAAGAAGGCTGCACGTTCAATTCAGAATGACGATGTTAAAAGTGGAGGTGACAGTAAAGGAGCTCCTGCCAGTAACTAA
- a CDS encoding MBL fold metallo-hydrolase: protein MGYKITTLVDNVVYDRGLQAEHGLSILVEAGDRKILFDTGASELFIKNARLLGIDLNQVDYLVLSHGHSDHTGGVRHFLELNSHAKVVCKKEILQKKYKDSRENGFKNASQLDESRLWLVNETTELFPGAYVLPQIKITDKSDTHFEHFFTVKDENIIPDTFEDELALVLPDTKTLSVLSSCSHRGITNIIRCAQEAFPDRSLNVVIGGFHVHNTGEDKFSLISTYLGRKLPRRLGVCHCTGIDNYARFQQEFSTRVFYSYTGWVEEIK from the coding sequence ATGGGTTACAAAATCACAACTCTTGTTGATAATGTTGTTTATGATCGGGGGTTACAGGCGGAACACGGTCTTTCTATCCTGGTTGAAGCTGGAGACAGAAAAATATTGTTCGACACAGGTGCATCTGAACTTTTTATTAAAAATGCCCGGCTCTTAGGCATTGATCTGAATCAGGTAGATTATCTGGTTTTGTCTCACGGTCACAGTGATCATACAGGTGGTGTTCGTCATTTTTTGGAACTAAATTCGCATGCAAAGGTGGTCTGTAAAAAAGAGATCTTGCAGAAAAAGTATAAGGATAGCCGCGAAAATGGTTTTAAGAATGCCAGTCAGCTGGATGAAAGCCGTCTTTGGCTGGTAAATGAAACAACTGAACTTTTCCCGGGTGCTTATGTCCTTCCTCAGATCAAAATAACAGATAAAAGCGATACTCACTTTGAACACTTCTTTACTGTGAAAGATGAGAATATTATACCCGATACATTTGAAGATGAATTGGCGTTGGTATTGCCCGATACAAAAACACTTTCTGTACTGAGTTCGTGCTCACACAGGGGGATTACCAATATTATTCGTTGTGCACAGGAGGCATTTCCTGATCGGTCGTTGAATGTGGTCATCGGAGGATTTCATGTACATAATACGGGAGAAGACAAATTTAGTCTGATCAGTACATACCTGGGAAGAAAGTTGCCCAGACGACTAGGCGTTTGCCATTGCACAGGAATAGACAATTATGCGCGTTTTCAGCAGGAATTCAGCACCCGTGTGTTTTATAGCTACACTGGGTGGGTGGAAGAAATAAAATAA
- the xseB gene encoding exodeoxyribonuclease VII small subunit, giving the protein MAEKKESYAQAMEKLEDIVSAVEKDELDIDQLSEKLKEAQKLVRFCKDKLYKADEEIKKIMEGEDN; this is encoded by the coding sequence ATGGCAGAAAAGAAAGAATCTTATGCGCAGGCAATGGAGAAATTGGAAGACATTGTTTCAGCTGTGGAGAAAGACGAACTGGATATTGATCAGTTAAGTGAGAAGCTTAAAGAGGCTCAGAAACTGGTTCGCTTTTGCAAAGATAAGCTTTACAAAGCAGATGAAGAGATAAAGAAAATTATGGAAGGGGAAGATAACTGA
- the trmB gene encoding tRNA (guanosine(46)-N7)-methyltransferase TrmB gives MGKNKLQKFADMRSYPHVFEYPYSIVDEFPFEMKGKWGKEFFKNDNPIVLELGCGRGEYTVGLGRMFPDKNFIAVDIKGSRMWSGASDSLKEGLNNVAFLRTNIEIIERFFGEGEVSEIWLTFSDPQMKKATKRLTSTYFMERYRKFMVPDGIIHLKTDSNFMFTYTNYMVQENKFPVLFVTEDLYHSGLVDDILGIQTYYEQQWLDRGLNIKYLKFTLPQEGALKEPEQEIELDTYRSYNRSKRSGKKTTLAFEDEQLDNE, from the coding sequence ATGGGAAAAAACAAATTACAAAAATTTGCAGATATGCGGAGCTATCCGCACGTGTTCGAATATCCATATTCAATAGTGGACGAGTTCCCTTTTGAGATGAAAGGAAAGTGGGGAAAGGAATTTTTTAAGAATGATAATCCAATCGTACTGGAACTAGGCTGCGGACGCGGAGAATATACAGTGGGACTTGGACGCATGTTTCCCGACAAGAACTTCATTGCTGTTGACATAAAAGGTTCACGTATGTGGAGTGGCGCTTCCGATTCTTTGAAAGAAGGTTTGAACAATGTGGCATTCCTTCGGACGAATATAGAGATTATTGAGCGTTTCTTTGGTGAAGGTGAAGTGAGCGAAATCTGGCTTACTTTTTCTGATCCGCAAATGAAGAAAGCAACCAAACGACTCACTTCGACCTATTTCATGGAACGTTACCGCAAGTTTATGGTCCCGGATGGGATTATTCACTTGAAAACAGACAGTAACTTCATGTTTACTTATACAAACTACATGGTTCAGGAAAACAAATTCCCGGTTCTGTTTGTTACAGAAGACTTGTATCACTCTGGTCTGGTAGACGATATTCTGGGTATTCAGACTTACTATGAGCAGCAATGGCTGGACAGAGGACTGAATATAAAGTACCTTAAGTTTACTCTTCCTCAGGAAGGTGCACTGAAAGAACCCGAACAGGAGATTGAACTGGATACATATCGCAGCTATAACCGTAGTAAACGGAGTGGTAAGAAAACAACTTTGGCTTTTGAAGACGAACAATTAGATAACGAATAA
- a CDS encoding BlaI/MecI/CopY family transcriptional regulator — translation MEKLTTQEEEVMIHIWELGSCYVKDIVTKFPEPFPPYTTIASVVKNLERKGYLSSKRYGNTYEYTPIIEEADYKKTFMSGVVRSYFENSYKEMVTFFAREQKISADDLKEIIKLIEKGKE, via the coding sequence ATGGAAAAGTTAACTACACAAGAAGAAGAAGTAATGATCCATATTTGGGAACTGGGTTCTTGCTACGTCAAGGATATTGTTACAAAGTTTCCCGAGCCATTTCCTCCATATACAACTATTGCCTCAGTGGTCAAGAATCTGGAAAGAAAAGGATATCTTTCTTCCAAACGATATGGCAACACCTATGAATACACTCCCATCATTGAAGAAGCTGATTACAAAAAAACATTTATGAGCGGAGTAGTACGGAGCTACTTTGAAAACTCTTATAAGGAGATGGTCACTTTCTTTGCCCGTGAACAAAAAATCTCGGCAGACGATTTGAAAGAGATCATTAAACTAATTGAGAAAGGAAAGGAATAA
- a CDS encoding TonB family protein — MTPELAYFLKINIGIALFYAFYRLFFYRDTFFHWRRYALLSFLAISFLYPLMNIQDWVKEQEPMNEIATIYAANMLPEAGVTPQESNMWTQLIKNIGPVAYWLIAGLLFIRFLAQLISISILAIRCRKTEINGITVRIPNKPSSPFSFFHWIFISPELHSEKETKEILIHEETHARQWHSIDVLFSELINIFCWISPFSWLIKREIRNNLEYMADNRVILSGHDTKSYQYHLLGLANQKAAANLYNSFNVLPIKNRITMMNKKRTKSIGKTKYAMFIPLAVLLMLVSNIEAVARVTGQFTKDIAGSTKDEVSRETALYSSAPITQANDSTKPKKEDVYTAVEVMPQFPGGEKALLKYIASNLKYPVQSQENKIEGKVYIRFIVTEKGNITKVTVMRSLDQYCNEEALRVIKEMPKWTPGKQNGKNVSVYYVIPIMFKLTGSPANSEKNTTKKNYHAVIDYGTNLNSSNSTSHTIINKSEDATPPLYILNGKEISGTEMKKLDPNSIQSINVLKDKSATEKYGDKGANGVIEITLKEQ; from the coding sequence ATGACACCCGAGCTCGCCTATTTTCTTAAAATAAATATTGGCATAGCTTTATTTTATGCCTTTTATCGCTTGTTTTTCTATCGCGACACCTTTTTCCACTGGCGCAGATATGCGTTACTGTCTTTTCTAGCCATTTCTTTTCTCTATCCATTGATGAATATTCAGGATTGGGTAAAAGAACAGGAGCCTATGAATGAGATAGCAACTATCTATGCAGCAAATATGTTACCAGAAGCAGGAGTTACTCCTCAGGAAAGCAATATGTGGACTCAACTAATTAAAAACATAGGGCCGGTGGCTTATTGGCTGATTGCCGGACTACTATTTATCCGTTTTCTTGCTCAGTTAATCAGCATTAGCATTCTTGCTATCCGATGCAGGAAAACAGAGATTAACGGAATTACTGTAAGAATTCCCAATAAGCCTTCTTCCCCATTTTCTTTTTTCCACTGGATATTTATATCTCCCGAATTGCATTCAGAAAAAGAAACGAAAGAGATTTTGATTCACGAAGAAACTCATGCCCGACAATGGCATTCCATAGATGTTCTATTCAGTGAATTAATAAACATTTTCTGCTGGATAAGTCCATTCTCATGGCTCATAAAAAGAGAAATTCGGAATAATCTGGAATATATGGCGGACAACCGGGTAATTCTATCCGGTCACGATACCAAAAGTTACCAATATCACCTATTGGGACTGGCTAATCAAAAGGCTGCAGCAAATTTATATAATAGTTTTAATGTATTACCAATTAAAAACAGAATTACCATGATGAACAAAAAAAGAACAAAGAGCATAGGGAAAACAAAATACGCAATGTTTATTCCTCTTGCTGTCTTACTAATGTTAGTTAGCAACATAGAAGCTGTTGCTCGGGTTACAGGCCAATTTACAAAAGACATCGCAGGTTCCACTAAAGATGAAGTTAGTAGAGAAACGGCGTTATATTCTTCAGCCCCGATAACACAAGCAAATGACTCTACAAAACCTAAAAAAGAAGATGTTTATACTGCTGTAGAAGTTATGCCCCAATTTCCGGGTGGTGAGAAAGCTTTGCTAAAATACATTGCCAGCAATTTGAAATATCCTGTACAATCTCAGGAAAATAAGATCGAAGGGAAAGTATATATTCGTTTTATTGTTACAGAAAAAGGAAATATCACGAAAGTTACTGTAATGAGATCGCTAGATCAATACTGTAATGAAGAAGCTCTTCGGGTTATCAAAGAAATGCCCAAATGGACTCCGGGAAAACAGAATGGAAAAAATGTTAGCGTATATTATGTTATTCCTATCATGTTTAAACTAACCGGTTCACCCGCAAATTCTGAAAAAAACACTACTAAGAAAAATTACCATGCAGTAATTGATTATGGAACTAACCTTAATTCCTCAAACAGTACATCTCACACAATAATAAATAAAAGCGAAGACGCAACTCCGCCTCTCTACATTTTAAATGGAAAAGAAATTTCCGGTACAGAAATGAAGAAGTTAGACCCTAACAGCATTCAATCAATTAATGTTTTGAAAGACAAATCTGCCACTGAAAAATACGGAGATAAAGGGGCTAATGGTGTTATTGAGATAACCCTAAAAGAACAATAG
- a CDS encoding Mrp/NBP35 family ATP-binding protein produces the protein MTLYPKLILDALSKVRYPGTGKDIVSSGMVDDNIRIEGMKVSFSLIFEKPTDPFIKSLVKSAEAAILTYVSKDVEIVGNIEVKAVQAPRPEVEKLLPQVKNIIAVSSGKGGVGKSTVSANLAVSLAKLGYKVGLLDADIFGPSMPKMFQVEDERPFLEKIDGRDLIIPIEKYGIKLLSIGFFVNQDQATVWRGGMASNALKQLIADASWGELDYFLIDLPPGTSDIHLTIVQTLALTGAIVVSTPQAVALADARKGINMFTNEKVNVPILGLVENMAWFTPAELPENKYFIFGKEGAKRLSEEMNIPLLGQIPIVQSICEGGDSGVPVALNEDSITGQAFLALAENVVKQVKKRNEELAPTKIVEMHK, from the coding sequence ATGACACTTTATCCTAAACTTATACTCGACGCGCTAAGTAAGGTGCGTTATCCCGGTACGGGAAAGGACATTGTCTCTTCCGGAATGGTTGATGACAATATTCGTATTGAAGGAATGAAGGTTTCTTTCTCTTTAATTTTTGAGAAACCAACTGATCCGTTTATTAAATCATTGGTAAAATCTGCTGAGGCTGCAATTCTCACTTATGTGAGTAAGGATGTAGAGATTGTGGGAAACATTGAGGTGAAAGCTGTTCAGGCTCCCCGTCCCGAAGTGGAGAAACTCCTGCCTCAGGTAAAGAATATTATAGCTGTCTCTTCCGGTAAAGGGGGAGTAGGTAAATCAACTGTTTCTGCAAACCTTGCAGTTTCATTGGCAAAACTAGGTTATAAGGTAGGTTTGCTTGATGCCGATATCTTTGGCCCTTCTATGCCGAAAATGTTTCAGGTAGAGGATGAACGTCCTTTTCTTGAGAAGATTGACGGACGGGATCTGATTATTCCGATTGAGAAATATGGCATTAAACTATTGTCTATCGGTTTTTTTGTTAATCAGGATCAGGCTACAGTGTGGCGTGGTGGTATGGCAAGCAATGCCTTGAAACAGTTAATAGCTGATGCTAGCTGGGGTGAACTTGACTATTTTCTCATTGACCTTCCTCCGGGAACCAGTGATATTCACCTGACTATTGTTCAGACACTTGCCTTAACCGGAGCTATTGTAGTTAGCACTCCTCAGGCTGTGGCTTTGGCCGATGCACGTAAAGGGATTAATATGTTTACCAATGAAAAGGTAAATGTTCCTATTCTTGGATTAGTTGAGAATATGGCATGGTTTACTCCTGCCGAGTTGCCTGAAAATAAGTATTTTATATTTGGTAAAGAGGGAGCTAAAAGACTTTCTGAAGAGATGAATATTCCTCTTCTGGGCCAGATTCCAATTGTGCAAAGTATCTGTGAAGGTGGAGACAGCGGAGTACCGGTGGCTCTGAATGAAGATAGCATCACTGGTCAGGCATTCCTTGCTCTTGCAGAGAATGTAGTAAAACAAGTTAAGAAGAGAAATGAAGAATTGGCACCTACTAAGATTGTTGAAATGCATAAATAG
- a CDS encoding branched-chain amino acid aminotransferase → MEQIDWANLSFGYIPTDYNVRYNYRNGEWGELEISSSEYVNLHMAATCLHYGQEAFEGLKAFRGKDGKIRIFRLEDNAKRLQSSCDGILMAKLPVDKFKEAILKAVKLNERFVPPYESGASLYIRPVLFGTTAQVGVHAATEYTFIVFVTPVGPYFKGGFSCNPYVIIREFDRAAPLGTGTFKIGGNYAASLRANKKAHDLGYSSEFYLDAKEKKYIDECGAANFFGIRNNTYITPESTSVLPSITNKSLIKLAESFGLKVERRPVPEEELLTFEEAGACGTAAVISPIERIDDIEKGISYVISKDGKPGPISTKLYNKLRAIQYGDQPDEFGWITIVE, encoded by the coding sequence ATGGAACAAATAGATTGGGCTAATCTGTCGTTTGGTTATATTCCGACAGATTACAACGTTCGGTATAATTACCGTAACGGTGAGTGGGGAGAACTGGAAATCAGCAGCAGTGAATATGTTAATCTGCACATGGCTGCTACATGTTTACACTACGGTCAGGAAGCTTTTGAAGGTCTGAAAGCTTTCAGAGGGAAAGATGGTAAGATTCGTATTTTCCGTTTGGAGGATAATGCGAAGCGCCTGCAATCTTCTTGCGACGGCATTTTGATGGCTAAACTTCCGGTTGATAAATTTAAAGAAGCTATTCTGAAAGCTGTTAAGCTCAACGAACGTTTTGTTCCCCCTTATGAAAGCGGTGCTTCACTCTATATTCGCCCGGTTTTATTTGGTACAACTGCTCAGGTAGGTGTACATGCAGCTACTGAATATACATTTATTGTTTTTGTTACTCCTGTAGGCCCATACTTTAAAGGTGGTTTCTCATGCAATCCTTACGTGATAATTCGTGAATTCGACCGTGCTGCTCCACTTGGAACAGGTACCTTTAAGATTGGTGGAAACTATGCTGCCAGCCTTAGAGCTAACAAGAAAGCACATGACTTAGGTTATTCTTCTGAGTTCTATTTGGATGCAAAAGAGAAAAAATATATTGATGAATGTGGTGCTGCCAACTTCTTTGGTATCAGAAACAACACTTACATTACTCCGGAATCTACTTCCGTATTGCCATCTATCACCAATAAGAGCTTGATTAAATTAGCTGAAAGCTTTGGCTTGAAAGTAGAACGTCGTCCTGTACCCGAAGAAGAACTTCTTACTTTTGAAGAAGCCGGTGCTTGTGGTACAGCTGCAGTTATCAGTCCTATTGAACGTATTGATGATATTGAAAAAGGAATATCTTATGTAATTTCGAAAGATGGTAAGCCAGGTCCAATAAGTACTAAATTATATAATAAACTTCGTGCAATTCAGTATGGCGACCAGCCGGATGAATTCGGATGGATTACTATTGTAGAGTAA
- the xseA gene encoding exodeoxyribonuclease VII large subunit translates to MGKEPLSLYELNAMVKQALNASLSEAYWIQAELSDVRSNTTGHCYLEFVQKDLRSNNLIAKARGTIWANVFRMLKPYFEESTGQAFVSGIKVMVQVTVEFHELYGYSLTVIDIDPTYTLGDMARKRREILKQLEEEGVLTLNKELEMPLLVQRIAVISSASAAGYGDFCRQLEENPYRFMFYPHLFPALMQGNQVEESVIAALNEVNDRRDDFDAVVIIRGGGATSDLSGFDTYLLAANCAQFPLPIITGIGHERDDTVLDSVAHTRVKTPTAAAQFLITHMHQADESLEELVQTLVSFVSGGMEKEHSRLTDLTNRLPLVIKNRTIREGYLLEQLIQRIHVGIARNLTNKKHRLMLLEQQVNDASPERLLKRGYSLTFKDGKVVTDSAQLKLGDLITTRLAKGEVRSEVK, encoded by the coding sequence ATGGGAAAAGAACCGTTATCTCTCTACGAACTCAATGCAATGGTAAAACAGGCATTGAACGCATCTCTTTCTGAGGCTTACTGGATTCAGGCTGAACTGAGTGATGTGCGTTCCAATACCACTGGGCATTGTTACCTGGAATTCGTTCAGAAAGATCTACGCAGCAATAATCTGATAGCAAAGGCGCGGGGAACCATCTGGGCCAATGTCTTCCGCATGCTGAAACCCTATTTTGAAGAGAGTACCGGTCAGGCTTTTGTTTCGGGTATCAAGGTAATGGTACAAGTTACCGTGGAGTTTCATGAACTTTATGGTTACAGTCTGACGGTTATTGATATTGATCCCACTTATACATTGGGAGATATGGCCCGCAAACGACGTGAAATCCTGAAACAATTGGAGGAAGAGGGGGTACTGACTCTTAATAAAGAACTGGAGATGCCTTTGCTTGTTCAACGGATTGCCGTTATTTCTTCTGCTTCTGCTGCGGGGTATGGTGACTTTTGTCGCCAGCTGGAAGAGAATCCTTACAGATTTATGTTTTATCCACACCTGTTTCCGGCACTTATGCAAGGCAATCAGGTGGAAGAATCCGTGATTGCCGCATTAAATGAAGTGAATGACAGACGGGACGATTTTGATGCAGTGGTTATCATTCGGGGTGGGGGAGCCACATCAGATCTCTCCGGCTTTGATACCTACCTGTTGGCAGCCAATTGTGCTCAGTTTCCTCTGCCTATAATAACCGGCATTGGGCATGAACGTGATGATACTGTGCTCGATTCCGTAGCTCATACCCGGGTAAAGACACCAACAGCAGCTGCTCAGTTTCTGATAACTCACATGCACCAGGCGGATGAATCGCTTGAAGAACTGGTACAAACATTAGTATCTTTCGTTTCGGGAGGAATGGAAAAAGAACATTCACGGCTTACAGATCTCACAAACCGGCTACCTCTGGTTATTAAGAACCGAACCATTCGTGAAGGTTACTTGTTAGAACAACTGATTCAAAGAATACATGTGGGGATTGCTCGTAATCTGACTAATAAGAAACATCGCCTGATGTTATTGGAGCAACAGGTAAACGACGCTTCTCCGGAACGTTTGCTGAAACGAGGATATAGCCTGACGTTCAAAGACGGGAAAGTGGTTACGGACAGTGCACAGCTAAAGCTGGGAGATTTAATCACCACCCGTCTGGCAAAGGGTGAGGTTAGAAGTGAGGTTAAATAA